The following are encoded together in the Mycolicibacterium arabiense genome:
- a CDS encoding NUDIX domain-containing protein, whose product MDPIECLATREVYRNPWMVVREDDVRRPDGSPGIYGVVDKPTYALVVARDGDRFRLVEQFRYPIGLRRWEFPQGTAPGSLDGNEPAAADLAAAELREETGLRADSMVVLGQLDVAPGMSSQRGWVWLATGLTEGEHEREHEEQDMRSAWFTTAQIEAMMLSGEITDAQTLAAWTLLRLAERDRA is encoded by the coding sequence GTGGATCCCATCGAGTGCCTCGCCACGCGCGAGGTCTACCGCAATCCCTGGATGGTCGTGCGCGAGGACGACGTCCGCCGCCCCGACGGCTCCCCCGGCATCTACGGCGTGGTCGACAAGCCGACCTACGCCCTCGTCGTCGCCCGGGACGGAGACCGATTTCGCCTGGTCGAACAGTTTCGCTATCCGATCGGGTTGCGCCGGTGGGAGTTTCCGCAGGGCACCGCGCCGGGTTCGCTCGACGGGAACGAACCGGCCGCCGCGGACCTGGCCGCCGCGGAACTGCGGGAGGAGACCGGCTTGCGGGCCGACTCGATGGTCGTGCTCGGCCAGCTCGACGTCGCTCCGGGGATGAGCAGCCAGCGGGGCTGGGTGTGGCTCGCCACGGGCCTCACCGAAGGCGAGCACGAACGCGAACACGAGGAGCAGGACATGCGCAGCGCCTGGTTCACGACGGCGCAGATCGAGGCGATGATGCTGTCCGGGGAGATCACCGACGCTCAAACCCTCGCCGCGTGGACGCTGCTGCGGCTCGCGGAGCGAGACCGGGCGTGA
- a CDS encoding endo alpha-1,4 polygalactosaminidase, whose amino-acid sequence MNRLWPAVAAIAVLAGCASATADAVRLPPETGAFDYQLGGASDVPGLAVVARDASQRPQPDAYGICYVNGFQTQPGDGDEWLARHGDAVLRDASGSPVVDPDWPDEYVLDPSTPQQRAAILDVLGPVVEGCAASGFDAVEIDNLDTFTRFGGVDRSGAFDLARAYVALAHRNGLAIGQKNAAEWAGAGRRELGFDFAVVEECAAYDECAAYADAYGPHVLQIEYADNLPESFDAVCDAPDRAPLTILRDRDLVPAGAAGHVYAQCS is encoded by the coding sequence GTGAACCGGCTCTGGCCCGCTGTGGCCGCGATCGCGGTGCTGGCGGGCTGCGCCAGCGCGACGGCCGATGCCGTGCGGCTGCCGCCGGAGACCGGGGCGTTCGACTACCAGCTCGGTGGCGCGTCCGACGTGCCGGGCTTGGCGGTGGTCGCGCGCGACGCCTCGCAGCGCCCCCAGCCGGATGCCTACGGCATCTGCTACGTCAACGGGTTTCAGACCCAGCCCGGCGACGGTGACGAGTGGCTGGCGCGACATGGCGACGCGGTGCTGCGGGACGCCTCCGGGTCACCGGTCGTCGACCCCGACTGGCCCGACGAGTACGTCCTGGACCCGTCGACACCGCAGCAGCGTGCGGCGATCCTCGACGTGCTGGGCCCGGTGGTGGAGGGTTGCGCCGCTTCGGGTTTCGACGCGGTCGAGATCGACAACCTGGACACGTTCACCCGGTTCGGTGGGGTCGACCGGTCCGGCGCGTTCGACCTCGCTCGCGCGTACGTCGCGCTGGCCCATCGGAACGGCCTGGCGATCGGCCAGAAGAACGCCGCCGAGTGGGCAGGCGCCGGGCGCCGGGAACTCGGCTTCGACTTCGCCGTCGTCGAGGAGTGCGCGGCGTACGACGAATGCGCCGCCTATGCCGACGCCTACGGCCCGCACGTCCTGCAGATCGAGTACGCCGACAACCTGCCCGAGTCGTTCGACGCCGTGTGCGATGCGCCGGACCGCGCCCCGCTGACCATCCTGCGGGACCGCGATCTGGTGCCTGCGGGCGCCGCGGGACACGTGTACGCGCAGTGCTCCTAG